The region CAGGGCTAATGCATTTGTGGACTAGGTGTTTAGCTAGTTTGTTGTTTGGTTAAGTTGTTTGGAAAGTTGAAAAGCGTTTCAATTATATGTATAGAGATATTTGGATAAATATTAAGGAGTAGCATAATTAACaaggttattattattattgttcaGTAGCTAGTTGCTTTTACCGTCGGCGGCTTTTTCAATTAGAATGCGTATATCACAGTTGCCTAATCTGATAACGATCACGATTTCGGTTTCAAATGCGatttcggttttcggtttaGTTGATGTATGTACAAAGATGTTGTTGTTAAttcggttgttgttgtttttcgaGTTTTGTAAAGTCAGTTTGAGACATTGAGTTGAATGATTGGTTGATATTCGGAATGGAGAGAAACAGAACAAATTatcatttctttataaaacaGTATGATACAATTGCGGATTATAGTATGAGGTTTTGTGTGTTGGATAAGCATTTACACGGGGACCATTGGCTAAATATTTCTAGGGAACATGGAACTGGTCACAATCCAATAACCTTCCGTTATTGAAcgaaaaatttccaaataaacgACAAAcgacaaatttatttgtttaaaattttccatttgctgctttattgttttattaaaattttgcccTCTTTCCTTTCAGCcaatagaaatatttattcgaATCTTTTCATTCACTCCCTGCCAGAAACTGAAACATTTTTCACTGGCTAATTCCATTCCTTCATAGATTcgcaaaaattcaaaaacgaggcgaatttattttcattgcaGCAGCGTTTGTTATGCTTTATGCCAATATGTGTTGACCCATTGGGGGGCGGCAACAGCTATAGCTCGGCACACTCATAAAACGCCCAAAGCGAAGGAAACCAAACAGAAGGCAGCACTCAACGGAACAAAACAAGGCAGTACaactgaaaaatataaactttccAAACACGGGATCATAAAAAGCCATGTGATACGGGGGCAAACAGACGGCACAGAGCAACAAAATCAAACTAATATAATAGCCAGTATAAGACAACATAATACAGTACACAGCTACAACATCAACTAGGAGAACGGAGGTAGTGCCAGCAAATGAATCATGAAATAATATCAACTAAAGCCAAAGCACTCACTCACGACTAACAGACAGACACAGGATGACATTGGGGCGGTTTGCTATGCAGTGCTTTCGGGGAGGGGACGGGCTAAGGCGGACTCTGGGGTTCCGGGATCCCGGATGCAAGCACCTCCGGAAGGGGATTCGAACTCACCGATGCTCGTGTCGTAGGCGTGCAAGTACTCCGACGTCATGAACTGCGAGACCAGGGAACTCTTACCCACCGCCGGGCCACCCAGCATGAGGACTCTGGAGTAGGGAAAAAGTAGAGTAATAAGccactttgtttatttaagcgagacattttaaataataaagagcaagattcatattttaatgttGATACTATGGCCTTAGgtttaatcattttattttcaacgtTCTTCGTTTtacaaatgtatatttattgcaCATTAACAAACAtgtaaaaacaatacaatgactttatttactttattgaTTATGTTTGTAGTAACAAACGggaataaagttatttttattaataaatgttttattatatgTAGTTGTAGATTACTTTATATATGAATGTCaatgtattttcttttgcatctaaaataaaattgaactacatataaatataaatagtggAACAAAATCCCTATTTTTAACATCAGAGATGAGCGGTGGCCAACTGGATTTTTCCATAAGAACAACAAAATACTGACTCACCTGTAGGGACCGTTGCCGGGGTTGGATGTGCTGCTCTCCCTGCTGGAGGCCAGCGAGGTTCGCGCGGATACGGATGCGGGGGCGGACAGTTGCTGCTGGGCGGTCAGATGCTCGGTGCTGGAATTAGAACTGGCCACGCTGTTGTTGGAGCGACTGCGTCGGCTTTTGAGGGAGTCACCGCGGTTGACCACGCCCTTGCCCGTGATCGAGAAGTGGCGCAGCCTATAGTACTCCTCCTCCACCCCGGTATTCGGCATGGAAGCCACTCTAAATACGTCGgtaatattcaaaatttgttaACTACGTGTTGGATAAGACACCCACCTGGATCTCTGCTGGGGCAGGCACAACTGATTCGGCCTTCCCGAGGCCCTGCTGCCAGGCATCTTGACCGATTGCGACCGGCTGTGATGTGGTGAGCCATATCTAAAAATCAAACAAGACGACATCGTTAGTACCAAAAGCTAAACTAGAAATTCGACTTCTCTGTGCATGTTCATGTTATGTCATCTTAGGAGATGAGGGGAAAACCAACTGAACAGCAGTCATAACAGAACTGCAGTTGACACAGCTTTAATGGACATCTAGATGTGCACATCTTACCCATCAACGCCGCTGGCTTCACCTGCCATGTCCTTGGACACTGTGAATGTCCAAAGACCAGAAAACATGTGGCTAGTGTCCTTGGGCTTTGAAACGAGTTAACCACAAGGCAGAATGGTTAAATATAGATAATTAAAATGCCCAATTAGTGGCAGGCTTCGGCAAAcgccaaaaaattaatgaaaactaaTTCACTGCAGAAAGATTTGGGTGgtgcaatattttaaatatttaaaattgcaatatgTACAATCAAATGCAGGAACTGCGTCCACGAGCatgtcaaaaatgtttatttgtgCATGGAATTTtactaaaacaaaacaaaattcgcCCCCAAACACGAGCTCGCATGGAAAACCGGCAACAggtcgtatgagtaatttgAAAAGTAATGGGACCATCATGGCTTTTTCCAATCTTCTTTCCACCCGAGTTTGTTACAATGCAAAACTGCTGGCAGGTGAAGGCCATTAAAGCGGTCCgctgttttttctgtttgctACGTTTggccatttaaaatttgattgctTTGGTCCGAGCATTTTTACGAGAGTCTTGAAAATCGATTGGCATTCAATCGGAAATTAAATCTCAGGCTGGTGGGCCATAAAATGTTATCAGTCAAAGGTCAGGGCGGTGCGGAAACTGTATGGGAAGTGGACTCAATTACCGCATTTCAAAATCGCGCAGCTCCTCAATGGTGAGCGTATTGGTCACATCCAGCAGCTGCCTCATATTCTCGTCCCgcttgtgttgttgttgctgctgctgctgctgctggtgatgaTTGTGGCCGTGGGTCTGTGGGTGGTGCGAGTGCAAGTGCGCCGGCGGATGGGCCAACTGCTGGGAATTGCGCTTTCGGGCCACCAGCTCCTTGCCCTGCTCCACGCTGATGAAGTCCCCCTCGTTCTTGATTAGCAGCGTCTCCACTGTATTGTCCAGACTTAACGAGGgctaaaaaagaaagaaaaacaaaaaaacgtaGAGGTTGATTGTTAACCGGATTGCagcaatttcaattgaatCGCAACCACTCGACCAAGTACTCATGCCCCGATGACTTCATTCATTGCCTCCACGGCCTTATGATATTGTAGCACAATCCTTCGCAACCTTTCAAGGGTTTTCCATTGCAGTTCGGAAAAGTTTTTGCTTTATCTACACCTTGAACAGGTGTTCTGACAGCCCAAAGAAAAGCCAGGAAAATGTCGTAAGCCTCTGCATTGCGTGTCTGCAATTGCAAATTCAAATACTTCCCGGCATTCGTGTCGAGGTGAATTCTCGcaaatttatgttttgccTTCGGTTAACTGGCCAAGGACTATTGACCAGAATTTTGCTAGCTAACAGCCATTAGAGTCTAATGATACCCCTAATAAGCTGCTGCTACAGGCTTGTTTGACTGACGAAAATTGCCCTTAATTATTAACTACCTATCAACTATGACTTTTACCAAGCATAGCCATAGCCAGAATAATTACCGTtcgtataaaattcaaatacaaattagaGGCTTAAATATGATTTGAACAATTAAGCAAATGATTGCTGTTTTATAAGCAATTAGTccatttttattcaatttagtatttattttgaaattctttttttaagtataattaatatattgatGAATTCCCTGTCTTTGGATATCTAAAAAGCATTGTTACGATTTTTCCAGAAAAACACATATTAAATTGTGTAATCAATCGGTAACACAAATAACAAGGCATAAATAAAGCGCTATCCAAGTTCAGCTTTAAATTTGCCAGTCTGGGCGAAAACAAATGACTGCCGGAAACTTAAAATTATCGAGAATTTACGAAAGCAGAATTGCCTGGACCATAAATTACACAAACTCTAGCAAAAGTCTACCTACACATCTATTTATTCAGCAAATGCCCAAATTaatgtatgtattttattgGCAGGAATGACAGTGGagcagaaaaagaaaaagttggCCTGCATTTCCCCGAAGCGCTAATTAATAATGTGCGAATGTATGTGTGATAGGTTCTAATGATTCCTCCCACAAAGCCGACTCGATTTCACAAGTCCACCTATTTGGGCGTTCCCACATTCGAATCAAGTAGTTTAAGTGGCCACCAGAGAAACTTTTTGGCTAATCCGACCCAGGGGAGCAATTCGATGGCGCCCAAACGGGGCTGTGACACTTTCACCGATGACGAAACTCGCAAGAGAGTCTCCAACATCCAAAGCACAAGCAATGACGCGTTACACGCGACGTATGAGTAATATTGCTTTGGACACGCTGCTATGACGTTGCTCTTTTTCATCTTAGCtgccatttcccattttccccatTACACAAACGacgaaaatagtttttcttgCATCGCTTGGTGCgttgcttctttttttgtcAGATTATTTTTAGCAGCATATTGCATTGGGGAAAAAAGTTGCCACATACACCACAGAGCTCCCGAAAAAGCGCGTCAGAAGTGCTATAAAGAACAGAACTTTTACGGTAGCATTTGGAGAAAAGCGGTTGTTTCGTGTAATActcattttatttgtattcttcagttttttttagttaagttCTTACTTTAAAGACAGAAAGAATTTGACCTTTATATAAAAGAAGCAGAAACATGCATTGAGCAGGTTTTGCCCATTACAATGTTTGGTTAGGCTAAGTGTGTGCTATACTGTAATTTACCAAAATTGCAGGAACTGTCAAAAACATTCCTGTACACAAAACTACTTTTGCACTATAAGTATTACTAAGTATTCATTCACACAATGAATTTAGCTTAGAAATGGTTAAAACTTTCATTGAAGTCGAATAAACTCtgttaaaatgaatttgtcacttttattttaaaatattgcctaaattttataaattactttgtgtatttttaaatcataatataaattatttttgctatATATAAAGCTGAAAGTTATAACACTACCGCTGTCGATGTCAAAAAGGACATTAGTTGACGTTCGTAGGTCTGGTTCTTGTTCAagggtaatttaatttttactctAGTTTAAGTTTAATGGGTAACCGCAAGTCAAATTCACATTTTCatccatttttaataaagaactTTTTCCGAGATTTCATGCTGGCTCTGGATAGTACTACGCAGCGCATTTCTGTATCCAAACGCATGGGAATTGGCTATTAAAAAGCAAACCGACTCGAGGTGTTAGGAAAATATATAGCACTCCCCGAAAAAcaggcaaataaaatgttaggAATTCGAATCGAGTGAAAGCGAGAAAAATCTTTCCCAAAAAATAGGATTGTCAAAGACGAGGACTACGTGCAGAGTGGCAGGAATCAATGCGTGATTGGCAAGAATTAATCCACTTCGGCTGGCCAAGTGGAGAAAACCAGAAACAATAGAACAGATTGGAATGCAATTAGATTCCGTTTTGTTTATGGAAAATGCAAACTGCAAACAGATTCGAGCGCAGGCTCAATCTCAGCCGCATGAATTATAATTGATATTACAGGAGCTGCCAGCACTCATTTCACACTCGATCGATTTGCCTCAGCCCGAGTTCCCCGCCTGCAGCGTTGGCAtcgtttaaaaa is a window of Drosophila gunungcola strain Sukarami chromosome 2R unlocalized genomic scaffold, Dgunungcola_SK_2 000030F, whole genome shotgun sequence DNA encoding:
- the LOC128256934 gene encoding uncharacterized protein LOC128256934 isoform X3: MAPFYKRICRSLSKRYKEPSLSLDNTVETLLIKNEGDFISVEQGKELVARKRNSQQLAHPPAHLHSHHPQTHGHNHHQQQQQQQQQHKRDENMRQLLDVTNTLTIEELRDFEMRYGSPHHSRSQSVKMPGSRASGRPNQLCLPQQRSRVASMPNTGVEEEYYRLRHFSITGKGVVNRGDSLKSRRSRSNNSVASSNSSTEHLTAQQQLSAPASVSARTSLASSRESSTSNPGNGPYRVLMLGGPAVGKSSLVSQFMTSEYLHAYDTSIDDESGEKAVSVLLSGEESELIFIDHGYTEMTPDECLTNYDPHGYCVIYSAADRSSFSVAEQVLQVLWTNQNIAQKAVILVSNKADLARSRLVTSEEGKAMATAYDCKFIETSVGINHNVDELLVGLLSQIRLKLENPEKSRDLFRKRSIRKSKRRACSPLNAGCLNASTPLGPLGESVATPPGSAQSSPRKYRGSRTSTSLKVKGLLGRVWTRDSKSKSCENLHVL